The genomic segment TTGGGTTACCTGGTGCTTATGGTCCAATAAGAGCCTTTTCAGTGGGATGCTGTTCTACCTAAATTTTCAGAGGCCATTTAGTCATTTGGCTATTTGAACCTCGTTGGAGCcagtaattcttttcttttctttttttaaactctctgGAGTTTATCCTATGCCAAAATGTGATTAAGGCTGGGAAACAGAACCTGGAACAGAAAGGAGATGGAGTGTTCCTAAGATCCTTCCTCCATGGGCTCATTCTACATGGTTCCTAGCACAAACATCCCTCCCATGGGACATCTTTCCTACAGGAATTAAGGGGGGGGTGCGGTGAGGAATTGGGCAATTAACCCAAGTCTGATGGACGTCTTTAACTGGAAATTACAAGGTCTTCCCCCTACCCCCTAGGGCTCTCTCCTCTGCTAGTTATACAGCTCAATTCATAAATCTGGGGCTGGTAAGACAGGACTGAGAGTCTGAgcttgtagtttttctttttgaagctcAAGAAATGTTGAGGATCTTGGAAGCTGATATTCAGGATCCCTAAAGAGAATCTCAGGACATATTTACCCACTACACACTGGATCATAAACACATGCCAGGTCTGTATTAAGGATGGAATGGATATTTTTTCCCTCAGCAATAATATGGGTTCACATATGGGTATAGAAGAGGAAAAATCAGAAAGCTGAATTTGgcatggaagagaagagagaataaaaaagaaagaaaataagagagggTAGGGAGATGGAATAGAGACTTGGAGTGACAAAGAATGCAggtgcagagacagagagaatgagaactgagagagaaggaaggagaaaatggaagaaaaatacagTGAAGGGATtagacaggaagagagaaaaaagcaaaaagagagaaaagtgaagCAAGAGATAAAACAGAGATACAGGGAAGCAGAGTCTTTCAGGAAGAATTTCCACTTGCTTTACATGCTGACATAGTCCAGTTACTGAATGTAGGAGAAGGGATATTTTTGAGTCCCCTTTGTGATAAATGGCAAATGCTTCTAATGAGGTGTCATGTTGCgtagggaagaaaggaaatgtattaaaaaagataTACTTTGTAGCTATCACTTAAGATGTTGTTTCATCATCACTTACCCTTCTATGTGTTGACAGTAGAAAATAAACCATAAATaagtttgcatgaaatatttccTGGGAATCAGATTGGTCTTTGCTTTCTCAACATAACGGGATCCCAGGGAACCCACAACCACCAAAGGGAGGGAGTCCAAATGACATCAAATGGAAACATGTCTTTCCAGGAAAGTTGGAACAGAGAAGTCAGTGAGgctgagggaggtgggggtgaggaagaagagattgGAAATGTAGGAGACACACAGATTTCTTAGGATCTTTAAGCCATACTATGGTTCTTACATTTCATCTTAAGATCAACGGGAATCCTTTGAGAGTTTTTAAACAGGGGAAGtcatttaggttttaaaaaaataaatgctttttgaaaaaaaatctctctttggCTGCAGTAGGAAGAATGGATTAACATAACGCAGAGTTTCTTATGGACcctttctgaaatgaaaaaaataccaaaatatgtGCATATAGATGAGTGTTCTTTAACAAATGCAACACTATTCTTTGCATCCTTTTATTTGAAAAGTCTTCCTCCCACCTGAAATTTAACAGTGGTTGTTGAGGTCAAATCTTCTAAAGGTTGCTGTGCTATGGTTGATGATCTGGAATTCTCCCCACAGGGGATTCATGGGACAATAACATGGCTGAGACATCATTTTCCATGAACTTGTCCTCAGAGACACAGATGCACAAATGGTATTTTTCAGTGAAACAGGAAAAGGTGGGTCTCCTTAACATCCCCTCATTGATAATTTTTCTAATTCCCTTATGTGTCAATGTTTAAGGAATATGTGAGAGACAGGTTAAGGTTCCcactttccaaaataaaacatatacatttttcatatgaCGGTTAAAATTGATTATTTCAGAGACCTTAATATTCTCAACCATTCTTCATCCCCAGCAGAGGAAAGAGGAGCATGAGGTGGGAGAACCAGAGCAGCGTGTCGCACTTCCTCCTCCTGGGGCTCCCCATCCCACCAGAGCAGCAGGGCGGCTTCTTCGCCCTGTTCCTGGGCATGTACCTGACCACGGTGCTGGGCAACCTGCTCATCCTCCTGCTCATCAGGCTGGACTCtcgcctccacacccccatgtacctCTTCCTCAGCCACCTGGCCCTCACTGACGTCTCCTTCTCATCTGTCACCGTCCCTAAGATGCTGATGAGCATGCGCACTCAGGATCCATCCATCCCCTATGCAGGATGTGTGACAcagatgtattttttcatattttttactgACCTGGACAGCTTCCTTATTACCTCAatggcctatgatcgctatgTTGCTGTATGTCACCCCCTTCACTACACCACCATCATGAGGGAGGAGCTGTGTGCCTTCCTAGTGGCTGTATCCTGCATCCTGTCTGGTGCCAGCTCTCTTTCCCACACCCTCCTCCTGACCCAGTTATCCTTCTGTGCTAACACTATCCCCCATTTCTTCTGTGACCTTGGTGCTCTGCTCAAATTGTCCTGCTCAGACACCTTCCTGAATGAGTTGCTCATGTTCACAGTAGGGATGGTGGTCATTACTCTGCCGTTCATATGTATCCTGGTATCTTATGGGTATATCGGGGCTGCCATCCTGAGGGTCCCTTCAACCAAGGGGATCTGCAAAGCCTTGTCCACGTGTGGCTCCCATCTCTCTGTAGTGTCTCTGTATTATGGGTCAATATTTGGACAGTACCTTTTCCCCACATTAAGCAATTTCATTGACAAGGACATCATTGTGGCTGTCATGTACACCATGGTTACACCCATGTTGAACCCCTTTATCTACAGCCTTAGGAACTGGGACATAAAAGGAGCCCTTGGGAAACTCTTCAGTAGAGCAACATTTTTCTCACAGTGACACCCAACTTTTATCTAAATCAGAACCTCATTTTGGTTCACCTTTTGTATTTGATTTTCCATTTGAATATATCTCAAGATTTTAGGTCTCCAAGCCCTAAGACAAATGATGGCGTGTTGAATGTACctggtaaatgtttgttgaccAGATTTTCATTCCCTTATTAATAGTGCTCTCCtagtgtggagaaaggggaacccccTGCGCTGTTGGTGAGACTGTAAGTTGGTACcatcattatggaaaacagtatggaagctcctcggagaactaaaaatagaattatcatatgatccagcaattccactcctggacatatatccagacaaaactatagttcaaaaagatacatgcacccctatgttcatagcagcactactcacaataggcaagacatggaaacaatctaaatgtccatcaacagatgaatggataaggaagatgtacatatacacaacagaatactactcaggcataaaaaagaatgaaataatgccatttgcagcaacgtggacggacctagagattatcatactaagtgaagtaagtctgacagaaagacacaaaaactcatgtggtatcacttatatgtggaatctaaaatatgatacaagtgaacttattcatgaaacagaaacagcttcacagacatagagaacagacttctagGGGAGGatgatggagtgggaggttggggttagtagatgtaaGCCAttatgtatagaatagataaacaacaaggtcctactgtatagcacagagaagtatattcattttcctatgataaagcataatggaaaagaatatttaacaaaaaagtgtatatatacatatatatatgtatagctgaatcactttgcagtacagcagaaattaatacaacattgtaaatcaactatacttcaataaaaaaatttaaaaaccagagCTTTCCTTCACAAACAACTTTTGATCAGAAAATGctaaattaatttattacttatttctgCCACTTGAGGGgcataaataatacaaaaatatacagGTTAGTTATCTTTTATTTGAGGAGAATTTTGGAAACCCGTATATTTTGGACTCATAATCTCACCCTTTAACACGCCCCAGAATCTACAGAATTAGCTATATTACTACCCTATCTCCTATGCAGACATTGCAGGATTTTCTTGTCGTCATTATGGGTCTATATAACCAGAAAATCCAAAGTAGCTGTCACTTAAATAATAGGAAGTTTATTACTCTCTGCCTGTGGTATAAAAGGTTACAAAAACAACTCTGATGATGGGGGAtcctggaggagatggagacTCACCAGGGATCCCCCTTTGCCAACACGATGCGGTTGATACTGATTAGCCCCCAAATCCAGAGCACTTCATGCTGGCCTCCTTGCACATGCAGTAAAATTACAGTGCACGATCTGAAAACATCATTGCTTTCTTACAAATGCCACTGCAGATTCTGCACTGGCTATCCTTCATGGACTTCCTGCTTTCCCAAATGAAATACAAAAGCAAAGCTTTTCAAACTTTTGCATGCATAAGAAttcctggagagcttgttaaagcAGAGATTCCTGGAATCTACCTCCACAAATTCCAATTCCTTAGTTCTGGATAagacctgagaatttgcatttttaacaagctcccacaTGATGCTGACACAGCAGATGTGTGAACTGTGAGTTGAAGAGCACTGGGGTGAAAAATTAAATCATGGAAGTGGTGGGATGCAGGTTTATAACACCTTCCATGAATTCTGAGAGTGGGTAGAGTGAAACAAGAGAACGCTTAAATTATTTTAGGAATAGAGAAATCAGTGGTTCATGTTGATATTTCAGATTAATTCTGGCTGCAGAAAATTCCTTTTTTCAATCTTTAGTATAAGAGGATCTTTCCTGATctatcagattttcttttctctttcatatacAATACATACATCAGACCCTGTTTGTCATGCTTCATGCCATCACACCAGACTGTATATGTTCAGTGAAAAAACCACATAGCTTTGAAAAAGATTGACTCTTATGTCCATTGGTGGCTTCTTCTTTATATTAAGCTACGTGGAATTTCAGTGTGACTTGTAACTTTGCTaatgttattcaaaatattttactatttttaaactaacatttatttcacACACCCTGCCCAAAACCATGCATTTGTTATAAAGCATCTGTACCTCCACAAAGGGACACTTGAGTTCTTGACAAGACATTAAAAAGGTTTTGTTACATGTTATTCATGTCTAAAAGCCCTCATTTAACTTGCAGTGTTTCTTGACACAGCCCATAGATTTGCCTTGAATCCAATccatattattgttattatgggCATTGAGGCTATTTTacccttctttgcctcttctttttgtgtgtgtgtgtctgccctATGCAAAATGTAATATGTTTATCCAATTGTATACATAAAAAGACTAATTAGTATGTTACCAGCATCTGAAGTGACATTTAAGGCTGTAGTGATGTCCCCAACTCTAGTCTGTTTGGGTTGCGAAAATGGAatcaaaatttcttaaagaagttTGATATTTGATACGTGTGTAGAGTATTATGATAGTAACTTTCCTTtactattcatttatttcattcgGTAAGCTCTAACTTAGGCGATCCCTGAGGTGAATGAAGACAATCTAACTCTGTTGCCTCTCTTTCCATGGGGTTCAGCCTGGACGTCCATTCTTCACCTATTTTCCTGGGCATTTGCAAagttagttttttctcttttcaaaggagcaaacctcaggcactggggaacCAAGACAATGGAGCCCATTAAAATTGATGCTTTGGAGATATTACAGTAACCTTGATCAGACAACTGACACAAGAGAAGATTTGAAGGCGTAGTATAATCTTTAATAAAGTTTCACAGTGAAACTTTGTGTTAATTCAATATGAGAtcaactgaaacaaaaattttaagtagaCTGATGTACTGATATTGTATACATTCTATGTATTGATATGTATAGAGGTAGAAATGCAAATAACATAATAACAATAAATtactataaaaaaatgaaagctataaAATACCATATAAAATGAATCCCACtatgtaaacataaaattttatgaataaaaacCATTTTAGAAGGATAAAAATTGAATAATGGAAAGGTGAAGTACTTTGACTTAATCCTTTGCTTTTATATCTATGTTATTTGAATTTCCATCAGGAagcagaattaattttaaaagcagcaaatcAAAAAGGAATTTCCACTTGGGAGAAAAATCCCTCTTCACATGTTAAGCTATGACTTAACTAGGGGAAACATTAATCTGGTAGGAAGTGTCAGTAAGGAGGTCTTTCCACATCTCTTTTtgggctcacacacacacagcatcacCCTAGTGTTCTTCCTAACCACACTGTTTCCTCAATGTCTGCCTTAGAACCATCTGCCTCAGAATTACCTGACCCCAGACCTCATGAATGAGCATCCCTGGAGGTGGAGCTGGGATCTGCAtctttaacaagctccccaggtgattctggggACCATCAAAGTTTAGGGACCACTGCCCAAGGGCATCTGTCCTGGAGGGAGTAAGAAGAAAACCAAGCAATTAATACATGTTTAATGCACGTCTCTAACCTAGAGTTTTGTGCCCCGTCCCCTTGGGTCCCCTCCCTGGTGGGTAGAGCTGAGTCTTCACATCTCCCTTTCTAAAGCTGGTGAATTGAGGAGTACGCTCCAGGCTCATTcatggcttttctctctgatgctgGTGTGAGGTTCAGGACCACAGAAGTTGTGGGCTAAATCTGGTCTCCAGGTGTCCTTCAGAAAAGGTGAGAATCTAGTCCATACTCCTGGCAGCTAGGTCACTTGAACATAAAGCTCAATGCAGAATGGGTATCCTTCACCTACagcagatgcgtgtgtgtgtacgtgtgtgtgtatgtgtgtgtgtacaggtgcTCATCACTTCTCTGTGTTCTTGAGTCACTTCTTATTTGTCATTCCTAAAGACTAGGATGCAACAATCACCACCATCCAGGAACTCTTACACCTTTATACCCAAGCCTTGAGGGAGGTGAGGAATAGAGCCAGCTGGCTGGGTATGTTAGTGGGCACATCCCCAAATCCAGGCTGGGGGCCTCATCTCTTCATTCACGTTCTAGATGTCAGAATGGGTGGTTGTTTAGTGACTGCAGTGTTAACCAGCCCTCTCTACTAAGCTTTTCTCCAAAATATGTCATCATTCCCTCCCCTTTAGTCAGCACTGCTGCTCTCACCTGAAAGTGTGTTTGAAGGACAACTTCTACCTAGACAGCTTTggttccattttcttcatttatatagTACCTATATTGGAGCTTCTTGTTAGAATCTGATTGATGATTTCCTGCCTATAATCTCTAGTATAGTTCCACATTTCATCAGTGGCATAAAACCTTGGGTTCAGTAAAGATCTAATACCTCAGTTACCGTGGCCTAGGTGTGATTGAAGATAAGACGCTGAATCTCTTCACTCAgatctttgcattttgtttccaGCGGAAGCATTGTCACCTCATACAGGACACCTCCTATGAGTGAGGCGTTTTGCATATTGTACATTATCATATTTGTCTTACCATGATTCAGGAAATAATACCCCAGTATTAGAGAGGAAAACCTGAAACTTCGAGATGTATAATACCTTGCCTATGGTTCTAGATCTGACAGGTGATGGACAGGTGATTTGAATCCattctgtctgattccaaagcctatgCCTTGCCTTTTTAAGCCCACAACCTCATTGGCAAGGAAATATCAGTTATCAGTAAGCAGTATTTGAAGTAATTTTGACCAGAAGGCTGGATGCAGTGCAGTGAGAGACTGTATATGATCTTTATGTAAGGCTTGTGCATAAAAGAAGAGTATTATCAAAATGGATGCAGGGGTTTTTATTAAAATCCCAAATGCCATAGACTACTTAAGTTTACAAGTTCAGGAAGGAGTAATCCTCTCCATAAAGCATCAGGATAatcagagagatggagaaagagggatAAATCCAGGACACTGGAATATTGGAGTCCTCATTCACTACCAGGCAGGATGGGCTTGGACTCTGCCCATATTCCCAACTTCATCACTGCTGTCTATGGCCTTTTCCTGTGACAGGTCCTAATCCCACAATGAAGTGGCTTTGTGGCACCTGAGTGCTGCTCAGTATCTGTCTGTTGAGAGGACTGGGCAGTCAGGACAGACAAACAATAGGGTCTCATGAATTGGAGGGAAGCAACTAACATTGATTTGTGCCAACTACCTGCAGTAGTGCTTCATTAATGCCGTCGTATTAATAGTCACAATTTGCTCATGACCTAGGCTCACAGTCTTATCCCCTGTAAGAGATGAGATAATTGAGGTTCAGGACAGCTGAGTCACTTGCACAGAACTCACAAATCTGAAGTGGTATTGCCCAACTTTGAATCTATTTCTAATTGCAATGCTTTCCCCAATACACCACACTGTCCTCAGATACAGGGTTCTCTCCTTAAGGTCATAACTAGGATCCCCAAAATGCTTGTGTGAGCAGGCAGAGACTGGGAACCTGGGCTTTCTTGCACATCTTCTTCACTGACCCATCCAGAACTCTGTTGTGCTGGTTGCtcttcagtaaatttaaaaaggaggATGGTTACAGCCATATGGAATAGGAGTGTGCTCATCTCACCAGATGAAAGAAGCAAAGGGTTTCAAGCCTACCCCTAACCTGTATAAAGCTCTTCTGAAttttacttctgatgaagaattgttataatgaaataataacatCCTGCATTTACTTACTACATGTAGGCATAAGTAGACACTTGACATTGATTTTTGGCTTAAAGGCAATATCTTAATTCAGACACAGGGAGATCCTAAACTTCTTTTCCTACCTCTCTTGCAGGATTTGGTAATTTGGGCTTTAGGATATTTTAATGGATAGCTAGTGGCTGTTGGGGGAGGACACAAATAAATTCTGTAAGATATAAGACTTTGATGACCAGGAGGACTGGATATGGCTGGCATTTTGATGGGGCTGGTTAGCAGCTGTTGTGATTCAAGATGCCAGGAGCCCGAATGAGGAAGCTAAAAAGCGGGCAGGGGGCATATTGTGGCCCCTCTCTTTGACCTCTCTCGATAACAGCTCCTTCCATTATGCATTGTGGATTTTCAAGGAGTCATGGGAGCTCATTGAGTCAGGAGGAGATTGGAGAATGAAAATGTAAGTACtagtaaaaatatataactgcCAGTAATATTTTTAGTTGGCAAAGCAGTGATATTGTAAGACTGAGTTCTAAGACACTCAGTTCATCAACAGATGTGTTTCTTTTGTCTTGAACCGTTATACCTAATGGAAACTGTGCCTATTTATTTTTGATCCACTTTCCTTTGAAATTATTCCCTATACTTTACTAATGAATGGAGTTTGAAGTCAGATTTCAAAGATTCAATATGTTACAAGTTGAAGATCAAAGCTTAGGATCATTTTTAAACGccggaaacagaagagaaattaGGGAGATTTTTAACTTAATATCCCTCTGCTGACAGTGTAACACTTTCTCTTTACTGACGAGACACAGCTGCAAATTATGACTTAGAGGCTGCCTCTCCCTAGATAATGTGAAAATACCACTGAGCCAGTTTCTCTTCTGTATCAAACTCTCTTCTCAGTTGGCGAATTCTCTCATTTTACATGGTAATACCATGTTTAAGGTTTTATTGCAGGGACATGGCAATGCAGTCTGACATTAACATACTCACCAATAGaaaggactcttttttttctgctgctgTAAATCAAaatgtgttggtttctgcttctTTCACTGTCCTTTCATCCCAGCAGACAGGAGAGGAACATGAGGAGGGAGAACCTGAGCAGCGtgtcccacttcctcctcctggggCTCCCCATCCTGCCAGAGCAGCAGGGCGTGTTCTTCGCCCTGTTCCTGGGCATGTACCTTTCCACGGTGCTGGGCAACCTGCTCATCCTCCTGCTCATCAGGCTGGACTCtcgcctccacacccccatgtacttcttcctcagccacCTGGCCCTCACTGACGTCTCCTTTTCATCTGTCACCGTCCCTAAGATGCTAATGAGCATGCAGACCCAGGATCAATCCATCCCCTATGCAGGGTGTGTGACACagatgtattttttcctattttttactGATCTGGATGATTTCCTGCTCACCTCAATGGCCTATGATCGGTACgtggccatctgtcaccctcTCCACTACCCCACCATCATGAGACAAGGACTGTGTCACTTACTAGTAGCTGTATCTTGGATTCTCTCCTGTGCCAATGCCCTGTGTCACACCCTGCTCCTGGCCCAGCTGTCCTTTTGCACTGATAACACCATCCCCCATTTCTTCTGTGACCTTGGTGCCCTGCTCAAGCTCTCCTGCTCAGATACATCCCTCAATGAGCTGGCCATTTTCATAGCAGGAGTGGCCGTCATTATCCTCCCACTAACATGCATCCTGATCTCatatggctgcattggggctaCCATCCTGAAGGTTCCATCCACCAAGGGGATCTGCAAAGCCTTATCCACATGTGGCTCCCACCTCTCTGTGGTATCTCTGTATTATGGAACAATTATTGGActgtattttttcccctcatccAGCACCTCCAGTGACCAGAACATAATTGCCTCTGTGATGTACACAGTGGTCACACCACTGCTGAACCCTTTTATTTATAGCCTAAGGAACAGGGACATGAAGGGGGCCCTGGAGAAGCTCTTCCACAGGGCAAAAGTCTTGTTTCAATGACGTATGTTCATCTTTGTAACAGACACATGTATTCACATAAACTCCAGATTCTACATCCCTAATCTTGAGCCCAGTATGGaataaatactcagtaaatatttgataacTTGAAATGCGTTCTATTACAGTTATTCTCTCTTTTCCTAGCAATTCTTTATATAAATTGTGATTTCTAAGCTGATATTAATGATTATTGCTTTGTCTAGTTGATTGAGAAATTACATCATTGGTAAAACTTACATCTCTTGTCTTATTTCCTGGAAATCtattagttctttttaaaatagctttattgaagtatagttgacatatgaacattgcatatatttaaagtgtacagttgaTATTTGGATtcatatatgttgtgaaatggttaccacaatcaagttaattaatgtGTTCATCACCTCCACATAGTTGCCACtttacttttgtgtgtttgttgagACGACTTAATTCAAGATCCACCTTCATAGCAAATACCAAGTACTTAATACTGTGGTTGACTGTAGTCATTGTGCTATATATTAGATCTCAAAAACTTACTCAGCTTGCATACCTGAAACTTTgtacattatgctaggtgaaataagtcagactcataagacaaatactgcatgatcccaCTTACATGTTTTTTCTAAAATCGTCAAATTATAGatgcagagagtagaatggtggttgccagggctggtgGGAGGAGAAAATGAGATGATGTTGGGAATTTATTAGTTCTTATGAATTGTTTGAAGATCTTGCCTAACAAGGCTCCCTTGGCATAGAACATTTGCAGAACGGGAATTTGCAACgtatctcctttccttttcctgcttctcATTCAGTTCTCTTCTCCTATTTCTTTGTTGTTAGTAGTAACCAAGGTAGGTCAGGAGAATTAACTGTATCATAGCCTTTATACTTCCAGGAAAGTATGCACTGTTAATGAGTTCAGCTGCCTCACTTAGCAGAGAAGGACTCGAAGCTTCTTCTTGATTTTAGGAACACTGATCCCTCTTACAGATGACAATGCCCTTCACTCAGCTGTTCACT from the Hippopotamus amphibius kiboko isolate mHipAmp2 chromosome 2, mHipAmp2.hap2, whole genome shotgun sequence genome contains:
- the LOC130845802 gene encoding LOW QUALITY PROTEIN: olfactory receptor 1J2-like (The sequence of the model RefSeq protein was modified relative to this genomic sequence to represent the inferred CDS: substituted 1 base at 1 genomic stop codon) → MRRDNQSSVSEFLLLGLPIQPDKQSIYYTLFLGMYLTTVLGNLLILLLIRLDSRLHTPMYFFLSHLAFTDITFSSVTAPKLLMNMRTQSYSISYAGCISQVYFFLMLGCLDSFLLTSMAYDRYVAICHPLHYITMMSQYLCFLLVIVSWVLSSASAILHTLLLAHLSFXKRSMRWENQSSVSHFLLLGLPIPPEQQGGFFALFLGMYLTTVLGNLLILLLIRLDSRLHTPMYLFLSHLALTDVSFSSVTVPKMLMSMRTQDPSIPYAGCVTQMYFFIFFTDLDSFLITSMAYDRYVAVCHPLHYTTIMREELCAFLVAVSCILSGASSLSHTLLLTQLSFCANTIPHFFCDLGALLKLSCSDTFLNELLMFTVGMVVITLPFICILVSYGYIGAAILRVPSTKGICKALSTCGSHLSVVSLYYGSIFGQYLFPTLSNFIDKDIIVAVMYTMVTPMLNPFIYSLRNWDIKGALGKLFSRATFFSQ